In Numida meleagris isolate 19003 breed g44 Domestic line chromosome 3, NumMel1.0, whole genome shotgun sequence, the following are encoded in one genomic region:
- the SULT6B1 gene encoding sulfotransferase 6B1 — MKTLKRTGPKIKPLGTPPVTACQPNTSTFVSQQKLVSMAEENKAFVDEIDKALAKSEGITLKDLLFSCQGTPYPVTVCSAETFQALENLEARRDDMVLVSYPKCGVNWLIQILNDLIFTTIQSKPVNSELPFIECGDPDKYQISKKNLLQRMKQIPSPRILATHLNYGFLPKSIFKNKAKILVLFRNPKDTAVSFFHFHKNVPSIPSYGSWDEFFSEFMNGKVGWGSYFDHAVTWNKHAEDENTMIVIYEDLKVNLSSGVKQIAEFFGFSPAVEQIQSIADRATFQAVKDKAQETHGAVGTVLFHKGVVGDWKNLFTEAQNQEMDAKFKACLEGIKLGAKLKNDVYCKV; from the exons atgaaaacactgaagagaactggccctaaaataAAGCCCTTAGGAACGCCACCAGTGACTGCCTGCCAGCCTAAT ACCAGCACTTTCGTGTCCCAGCAAAAGTTGGTAAGCATggctgaggaaaacaaagcctttGTAGATGAAATAGATAAAGCATTGGCAAAGTCTGAAGGGATTACGCTGAAGGACCTGCTCTTCTCCTGCCAGGGGACTCCTTATCCGGTCACAGTGTGCAGTGCAGAGACGTTCCAAGCTCTGGAGAACCTGGAAGCCAGAAGAGATGATATGGTGCTGGTGTCTTACCCCAAATGCG GTGTGAATTGGCTTATCCAGATTTTAAATGATTTGATATTTACAACTATTCAGAGTAAACCTGTAAACTCAGAACTACCATTTATTGAATGTGGAGATCCAGATAAATATCAGATTAGTAAAAAGAACCTACTTCAA AGGATGAAGCAGATTCCATCTCCAAGGATTTTGGCAACACATCTGAATTATGGTTTTCTCCCCAAGTCTATTTTCAAGAACAAAGCCAag ATACTAGTGTTGTTTCGAAACCCTAAAGAtacagctgtttcatttttccatttccacaaGAATGTGCCAAGTATCCCCAGTTACGGCTCCTGGGATGAGTTCTTCTCAGAGTTCATGAATGGGAAAG tTGGCTGGGGATCTTATTTTGACCATGCAGTCACCTGGAACAAACACGCTGAGGATGAGAACACTATGATTGTAATATACGAAGACCTGAAAGTG AATCTGTCTTCTGGTGTAAAGCAAATAGCGGAATTCTTTGGATTCTCCCCAGCAGTGGAGCAGATCCAGTCCATTGCAGATAGGGCTACTTTCCAGGCAGTGAAGGACAAGGCTCAGGAGACTCATGGTGCTGTTGGCACAGTTCTTTTCCACAAAG GTGTTGTTGGAGACTGGAAAAACCTTTTCACTGAAGCTCAGAATCAGGAAATGGATGCCAAATTCAAAGCGTGCTTAGAAGGAATCAAGCTGGGAGCAAAGCTAAAAAATGATGTGTACTGCAAGGTCTGA
- the LOC110395828 gene encoding centromere protein V-like, whose translation MILVGPFSLATFYDTAATPASYRTAITQPAAGGGKQSARTGSPNGRSGLTARAQPARALTEARPGGCGGHEAAVGGGAGGAGGGGAGRRPPALPRHGPQPRLQIHNAEEVSINSGSLLQIQ comes from the exons atgatccttgtgggtcccttttCACTCGCGACGTTCTATGACACCGCCGCCACGCCGGCTAGCTACCGGACGGCCATAACGCAACCAGCAGCAGGCGGCGGAAAGCAGAGCGCACGCACGGGCAGCCCCAACGGGCGGAGCGGGCTCACTGCGCGTGCGCAGCCGGCACGGGCGCTAACGGAAGCGCGGCCCGGGGGCTGCGGCGGCCATGAGGCGGCGGTTGGTGGCGGGGCTGGTGGCGCTGGAGGCGGCGGGGCTGGGCGGCGCCCTCCTGCTCTACCGCGCCATGGACCGCAGCCAAG ACTTCAGATACACAATGCAGAAGAGGTTTCCATCAATTCTGGAAG tttattacaaatccaaTGA
- the CEBPZ gene encoding CCAAT/enhancer-binding protein zeta yields the protein MAALGEWGVRRRRPEEADGYELDEDDDDGDGGGDADGFTLDEVLRLGGTKQDFLMLCAVDDGEEMVDGGKKGAIDDLKEGELEAFIGSLGLGKYAKSCLEEEEEEEDKVEKKGSKEKEKTPKKEKSKKEKNKKEKSKKETISPSSEGKNEKKAKQQVSSRKESKKLAGGGPAQQLSVQKERLEGDLTFHAREVILVKPGGKWYDLEYTSETSAEPKDPAVLSQYKALAQKLYQHETELYKNKTEYQKGASSAWMKTVVSSGTLADRMAAMTLLIQDSAVHSLHFIENLVNLVKKKGSRQQSLMALDTFRELLLSDLLPDTRKLWSFSQRPLNNIEKMSSGNRDSRDRRLILWYFEHQLKLQVAEFVHTLETLSHDSLTATKTRALAAAHELLCNKPEQEKFLLVQLVNKLGDPQNKIATKASYLLETLLHKHPNMKGVVCSEVERLLYRANISAKTQYYAMCFLNQIVLSHEETPLANKLITLYFCFFRNCIKKKDVESKMLSALLSGVNRAYPYAEIGDEKVKEQMNTLFKVLHLVNFSTSVQALMLLFQVMDSQQTVSDRYYAALYKKLLDPGLAACSKPSMFLNLVYKSLKADVVLRRVKAFVKRLLQVTSGQTPPFICGTLYLLSELLKVKPGLRVQLQDHVESDEEECFKDQEEAEENEETFVDADEEVEGEERTTTENSAKTSNPSSAASWVHHVNMGGRKNGVSYDPLHRSPLYCGAETTSLWELKKLSEHFHPSVALFAKTILEGNHIQYSGDPLQDFTLMRFLDRFVYRNPKLHKGKENTSSVVMQRKKKQFMTDTQNLAVNSKEFLARDESKIPVDELFFHRFYTKFDKTREKHKRQEDEESVEDVDDDEFERALDAFEADDSAAGVGQDDLDFAGNIKKKTSGNKKSKRSEESGADWEDSDDEDEFSDLDDEEVSLGSMEEDDFKEDMDEEGGVFMDVSDDDNNPDLNNDNQSKSVSKKTKRKKDMNFMGSREGSSQGKKRKLKDAKILAAAEEIGYLLDENAGSKFDNIGMNAMANRDNANIKQIKWEVERDRWLHNRDVKSIIKRKKQFRHAGLKKKYRGKKSKR from the exons ATGGCGGCGCTCGGAGAGTGGGGcgtgcggcggcggcggccggagGAGGCGGATGGCTACGAACTGGATGAAGATGATGACGATGGTGATGGCGGTGGAGATGCCGATGGGTTCACGCTGGACGAGGTGCTCCGCCTCGGCGGCACCAAG CAAGACTTCCTCATGCTGTGCGCCGTGGACGATGGGGAGGAGATGGTGGACGGCGGCAAGAAAGGTGCCATCGACGATCTGAAGGAGGGGGAGCTGGAGGCCTTCATCGGCTCCTTGGGGCTTGGCAAGTATGCAAAGAGCtgcctggaggaggaggaggaggaggaggacaaggTGGAGAAGAAGGgtagcaaagagaaagagaagactccaaagaaggagaaaagcaagaaggagaaaaataagaaggagaaaagcaagaaggaaacGATTTCTCCTTcatcagaagggaaaaatgaaaaaaaagcaaaacagcaagtGAGtagtagaaaagaaagcaagaagctAGCTGGTGGTGgtccagcccagcagctctcagtACAGAAGGAGAGGCTGGAAGGGGACTTGACATTTCATGCTAGGGAGGTGATACTGGTCAAACCTGGTGGCAAGTGGTACGACCTCGAGTACACCAGTGAGACTTCTGCTGAGCCAAAGGATCCAGCCGTCCTGTCCCAGTACAAGGCCTTGGCCCAAAAGCTGTACCAGCATGAGACAGAGCTGTACAAGAACAAGACGGAGTATCAGAAGGGAGCCTCATCGGCGTGGATGAAAACTGTTGTGTCATCGGGGACCCTTGCTGACAGGATGGCAGCCATGACCCTCCTCATTCAGGACAGCGCTGTGCACAGTCTCCACTTTATTGAGAACTTGGTGAACCTCGTAAAGAAAAAGGGCAGCAGGCAACAGAGCCTCATGGCTCTGGATACTTTCAGGGAGCTTCTTCTTTCAGATCTTTTACCGGATACTCGCAAGCTGTGGTCTTTCTCACAGCGTCCACTTAACAACATAGAGAAAATGTCAAGTGGCAACAGAGATTCAAGGGACAGACGGCTGATACTTTGGTACTTTGAACACCAGCTGAAGCTGCAGGTGGCAGAGTTTGTGCACACCTTGGAAACTCTGAGCCACGATTCCctgacagcaacaaaaacccGAGCGCTGGCAGCTGCCCACGAGCTTCTCTGTAACAAGCCTGAGCAGGAGAAATTTCTGCTTGTTCAGCTGGTAAATAAACTTGGAGACCCTCAGAACAAAATAGCCACGAAAGCCTCTTATCTTCTAGAGACTTTACTTCACAAGCATCCAAATATGAAAGGAGTGGTGTGCAGTGAGGTGGAGAGACTTTTGTACCGCGCAAACATCAGTGCGAAAACTCAGTACTATGCCATGtgctttttaaatcaaatcGTCCTCAGTCATGAAGAAACTCCATTGGCCAACAAGCTGATaactttgtatttctgcttttttcggaactgcattaagaaaaaagacGTTGAATCCAAAATGCTCAGCGCTCTTCTTAGCGGGGTAAACAGAGCTTACCCTTACGCTGAGATTGGTgatgagaaagtgaaagaacAAATGAACACCTTGTTTAAAGTTCTGCACCTCGTGAACTTCAGCACCAGTGTCCAGGCCCTGATGTTACTGTTTCAGGTTATGGACTCCCAGCAGACTGTATCCGATAGGTACTACGCAGCACTATATAA GAAGCTTCTAGATCCTGGTTTAGCAGCCTGCTCAAAACCATCCATGTTTCTTAATCTTGTCTATAAATCTCTGAAGGCAGATGTAGTGTTACGGCGAGTGAAGGCCTTTGTGAAGAGGTTGCTTCAGGTCACTAGTGGACAGACGCCGCCCTTCATTTGTGGAACCCTGTACCTCCTGTCTGAGCTTCTGAAAGTAAAGCCAGGCCTGAGGGTCCAGTTACAGGATCACGTG GAGTCTGATGAAGAAGAGTGCTTTAAGGATCAAGAAGAGGCTGAAGAGAATGAGGAAACATTTGTGGATGCAGACGAAGAAGtagaaggggaagagaggacCACAACAGAAAATTCTGCTAAAACAAGTAATCCGAGTTCAGCGGCCTCATGGGTGCATCATGTGAATATGGGAG GGAGGAAGAATGGGGTTTCCTATGATCCTCTGCACCGAAGTCCTTTATACTGTGGTGCTGAAACTACAAGCCTTTGGGAACTGAAGAAG ctttctgaacattttcatcCATCTGTGGCTCTCTTTGCAAAAACAATTCTAGAA ggaAATCACATTCAGTACTCCGGTGACCCTTTGCAAGATTTCACATTAATGAGGTTCTTGGATCGCTTTGTGTACCGAAATCCCAAACTCCACAAGGGCAAAG AGAACACGAGCAGTGTGGTAATGCAGCGGAAGAAGAAGCAGTTTATGACAGATACACAAAATCTGGCAG TCAACAGTAAGGAATTCCTTGCCAGAGATGAAAGCAAAATCCCAGTGGATGAACTGTTTTTTCACag ATTTTATACAAAGTTTGATAAAACGAGAGAGAAACACAAGCGCCAGGAGGATGAAGAAAGCGTGGAAGATGTGGATGATGATGAGTTTGAAAGAGCATTGG atgcATTTGAAGCTGATGATAGTGCCGCTGGTGTTGGCCAGGATGACCTTGATTTTGCTGG taatataaaaaagaaaaccagtgggaataagaaaagcaaaagaagtgAGGAATCCGGTGCTGACTGGGAGGATTCTGATGATGAAGATGAATtcagtgacctggatgatgAGGAAGTCTCCTTAGGAAGCATGGAGGAAGATGACTTCAAAGAGGATATGGATGAGGAAGGAGGTGTATTTATGGATGTGTCTGATGATGACAACAACCCAG acCTTAACAATGACAATCAATCGAAGTCTGTCAGTAAAAAGaccaagagaaagaaagatatgAATTTTATGGGATCACGTGAAG GGTCCAGccaaggaaagaagagaaaactcaAAGATGCCAAAATACTGGCAGCTGCTGAAGAG ATTGGCTATCTGCTGGATGAAAATGCTGGGTCCAAGTTTGACAATATTGGAATGAATGCCATGGCTAACAGAGATAATGCAA atATCAAACAGATCAAGTGGGAAGTAGAACGTGACAGGTGGCTTCACAACAGGGATGTGAAAAGCATcatcaaaaggaagaaacagttcAGGCACGCAGGGCTGAAAAAGAAGTACAGAGGCAAGAAATCAAAAAGATGA
- the NDUFAF7 gene encoding protein arginine methyltransferase NDUFAF7, mitochondrial yields MVLPPACRALLATALGLAGRHRLPRHHGNRRPAPPPAPPRVPAGRAALSPAPLLSSPLFSSLLAPLAARLCSGAGGEVGAAGSSEASGVLRHLLLKLRATGPVTVAEYMREALTNPGQGYYTRRGGVGEDFITSPEISQIFGELIGIWYVSEWMATGKQNAFQLVELGPGTGTLTGDILRVFNQLASLLSKCDVSVHLVEVSPKLSTIQAQMLTGGKVQSNPENISAYMKGISKTGIPIYWYRDIQDVPQGYSFYLAHEFLDALPIHKFQRTEKGWREVLVDIDPEVPDQLRFVLSPSRTPATENFIQPEETRDHVEVCPEAGVLIQRLACRIEKDGGAALIADYGHDGTKTDTFRGFRNHKLHDVLKAPGTADLTADVDFSYLRKMAEGRTATLGPVKQREFLKNMGIDLRLQVLLQNSRDSATHEQLLHSFDMLMNPKKMGDCFHFFALLPHHRLVRPIKKDNPQSKSPLPPVAGFGELSLK; encoded by the exons ATGGTGCTGCCGCCGGCGTGCCGCGCGCTCCTGGCCACGGCCCTGGGCCTCGCCGGCCGCCATCGGCTTCCCCGTCACCACGGTAACCGCCGGCCCGctcctccccccgccccgccgcgggTTCCAGCGGGCCGGGCCGCCCTGAGCCccgctcctctcctctcctctcctctcttctcttctcttctagCTCCGTTGGCGGCGCGGCTCTGCTCGGGCGCAGGGGGCGAGGTGGGGGCCGCGGGGAGCAGCGAGGCCAGCGGCGTGCTGCGGcatctgctgctgaagctgcGCGCCACCGGGCCGGTGACGGTGGCAGAGTACATGCGGGAAGCGCTCACCAACCCCGGGCAG GGCTACTACACGCGGCGGGGCGGCGTCGGAGAGGACTTCATCACCTCGCCGGAGATCAGCCAGATATTTGGAGAG TTAATAGGAATATGGTACGTTAGTGAGTGGATGGCCACAGGCAAACAGAATGCATTCCAGCTGGTGGAACTGGGCCCAGGGACGGGCACCCTCACAGGCGATATATTACGG GTCTTCAACCAGCTTGCCTCTTTACTTAGTAAATGTGATGTCTCTGTTCATCTGGTAGAAGTGAGTCCCAAACTCAGCACGATCCAAGCACAGATGCTGACAGGAGGAAAGGTGCAGTCAAACCCTGAGAACATATCTGCTTATATGAAAGGCATTAGCAAGACTGGAATTCCCATTTACTGGTACAGAGACATTCAAGATGTACCACAAG GTTACAGCTTTTACTTAGCGCACGAGTTTCTGGATGCCCTGCCAATACATAAGTTTCAG agaacagagaaaggcTGGCGTGAAGTGTTGGTTGATATAGACCCAGAAGTCCCTGACCAGCTGCGGTTTGTCCTGTCGCCATCCAGGACCCCTGCAACAGAAAACTTTATTCAG CCTGAAGAAACACGAGATCATGTGGAAGTATGTCCTGAGGCTGGTGTCCTCATCCAGAGGCTTGCCTGTCGTATAGAAAAGGATGGTGGGGCTGCACTCATTGCTGATTATGGTCACGATGGAACCAAAACTGACACTTTCCGG ggTTTCCGGAATCACAAACTTCATGATGTACTGAAAGCCCCAGGTACAGCAGACCTGACAGCAGATGTTGATTTCAGCTACCTTCGAAAGATGGCAGAGGGAAGAACAGCAACGTTGGGCCCCGTAAAACAACGGGAGTTCTTAAAAAACATGGGTATTGACCTCCGATTGCAG gtgCTCTTGCAGAATTCACGTGACTCAGCGACTCATGAGCAATTACTCCACAGCTTTGATATGTTGATGAACCCTAAGAAAATGGGagactgttttcatttttttgccttACTGCCTCATCACAGACTTGTACGTCCTATCAAGAAAGATAATCCACAGTCCAAGTCTCCCCTACCACCTGTTGCTGGATTTGGTGAACTCTCACTGAAGTAA